A window of Acinonyx jubatus isolate Ajub_Pintada_27869175 chromosome E4, VMU_Ajub_asm_v1.0, whole genome shotgun sequence contains these coding sequences:
- the FCRLA gene encoding Fc receptor-like A, which translates to MLKKISALEAAGDLNTVTMKLGCVCTAGAFHFSPTMLWAGPMLLVVFGFWFHAPAAGCPAAASFEILQCEGPVSTQDSSCDTEEDLRIPREVDFQFKGYTFSKPFHLIVSYDWLILQGPVSPIFEGDPLILRCQAWQDWPLTQITFYRDGSALGPPGPNKEFSIAVVQQTDSGHYHCSGIFRSPGPGSPETASSVAIKVQELFPTPLLRATPSAEPQEGGPVTLSCQTKLPLHRSTARLFFSFYKDGRTVRGRGLSSEFQIPRASEAHSGSYWCEAATEDNQVWKQSSKLEIRVQGPSSSTAAPTLSPAPQKSTVPESTTTESPGPHPPLSTPSKNAGFSSPLRVPDPHLNHQMGILLKQMQDMRALLGHLVMELRDLSGHLKLETTKGHAK; encoded by the exons ATGTTGAAGAAAATCAGTGCGTTAGAGGCTGCAGGAGACCTAAACACAGTCACCATGAAGCTGGGCTGTGTCTGCACGGCTGGGGCCTTCCACTTTTCTCCTACTATGCTCTGGGCAGGCCCGATGCTGCTGG TTGTCTTTGGCTTCTGGTTTCATGCACCAGCGGCTGGATGTCCTGCTG CTGCCAGTTTTGAGATACTGCAGTGTGAAGGACCTGTCAGCACCCAGGACAGCAGCTGTGATACTGAGGAGGACTTGAGGATCCCAAGGGAAGTTGACTTCCAGTTCAAAGGCTACACTTTCAGTAAACCCTTCCATCTGATTGTGTCCTACG ACTGGCTGATTCTCCAAGGTCCAGTCAGCCCTATATTTGAAGGAGACCCACTAATTCTACGCTGCCAGGCCTGGCAAGACTGGCCACTGACCCAGATCACCTTCTACCGAGATGGCTCAGCTCTGGGACCCCCTGGACCTAATAAGGAATTCTCCATCGCCGTGGTACAACAGACTGACAGCGGGCACTATCACTGCAGTGGGATCTTCAGGAGTCCTGGTCCCGGGAGCCCAGAAACAGCATCTTCCGTGGCTATCAAGGTCCAAG AACTGTTTCCAACCCCACTTCTCAGAGCCACCCCCTCAGCTGAGCCCCAAGAGGGGGGTCCAGTgaccctgagctgtcagacaAAGCTGCCCCTGCATAGGTCAACTGCCcgcctcttcttctccttctacaAGGATGGCAGGACAGTGCGCGGCAGGGGTCTCTCCTCAGAATTCCAGATCCCCAGAGCTTCAGAGGCACACTCTGGGTCCTACTGGTGTGAAGCAGCCACTGAGGACAACCAAGTTTGGAAACAGAGCTCCAAGCTGGAGATCCGGGTGCAGG GACCCTCCAGCTCTACTGCAGCCCCCACCTTGAGTCCAGCTCCTCAGAAATCGACTGTTCCAGAATCTACTACAACCGAGTCGCCTGGACCTCACCCTCCACTGTCCACTCCTTCTAAGAATGCAggcttctcctctcctctgcgGGTGCCAGACCCCCATCTGAATCACCAGATGGGCATTCTTCTCAAACAAATGCAGGATATGAGAGCTCTCCTTGGTCACCTGGTCATGGAGCTGAGGGACTTATCTGGCCACCTGAAGCTTGAGACCACAAAGGGTCATGCCAAATAG
- the FCRLB gene encoding Fc receptor-like B, which yields MGERSRNASQDSGGSTGHLLSLLPHPTPGHLHRSGGRSVMWSLTALLLLVPSGGQAATLEKPVLSLHPPWTTIFKGERVTLRCDGYHPPLLELRPISTLWYLGHLLLPSHKKSIEVQTPGVYRCQTRGAPVSDPIHLSVSNDWLILQVPYAAVFEGEPLVVRCRGWYDKVVYKLHYYHDGKAVRYFHSSANYTVPQARASDSGRYQCSGTMRIPVEGAPMFSAKVAVTVQELFPAPVLRVTGQAEARGGVAVRCDTRLHPQKRDTPLQFAFYKYSRPVRRFDWGAEYTVPEPEVEELESYWCEAATATRSVRKRSPWLQLPGRGAVPDSASTTAPVPQAAALAPGNQPLSFRKPPVSRSAAPVTSVPNITSPGLRFPAGRAPTAGPPACAPPTPWEPSAAAAALKPDVDLLLREMRLLKGLLSRVVLELKEPQAFPEHGDTPGPPTSHLAVSPATQATAVVES from the exons ATGGGTGAGCGAAGCCGCAATGCCTCCCAGGACTCAGGCGGCAGCACTGgccaccttctctccctcctcccccaccctacGCCGGGGCACCTGCACCGTTCTGGAGGCAGGTCCGTCATGTGGTCTCTGACGGCCCTTCTGCTCCTGG TTCCAAGCGGCGGGCAAGCTG CTACTCTGGAGAAGCCCGTATTGTCTCTACACCCGCCCTGGACCACAATCTTCAAGGGGGAGCGGGTGACCCTGCGATGTGATGGGTACCACCCTCCGCTCCTGGAGCTTCGGCCCATCAGCACTCTCTGGTATTTGGGCCACCTGCTTCTGCCCTCTCACAAGAAGAGCATCGAGGTGCAGACACCAGGCGTGTATCGATGCCAGACCCGGGGGGCGCCCGTCAGTGACCCCATCCACCTGTCTGTTTCCAATG ACTGGCTGATCCTGCAAGTGCCCTACGCCGCGGTGTTCGAGGGCGAGCCGCTGGTCGTGCGCTGCCGCGGCTGGTACGACAAGGTGGTGTATAAGCTTCACTACTACCACGACGGCAAGGCGGTGCGCTACTTCCACTCCAGCGCCAACTACACGGTGCCACAGGCGCGCGCCAGCGACAGCGGCCGCTACCAGTGCTCGGGCACCATGCGCATCCCGGTGGAGGGCGCGCCCATGTTCTCCGCCAAGGTGGCCGTGACCGTGCAAG AGCTGTTCCCGGCGCCCGTGCTCAGGGTGACCGGCCAGGCGGAGGCCCGCGGCGGGGTGGCGGTGCGCTGCGACACCCGCCTGCACCCGCAGAAGCGCGACACGCCGCTGCAGTTCGCCTTCTACAAGTACAGCCGCCCCGTGCGCCGCTTCGACTGGGGCGCCGAGTACACGGTCCCCGAGCCCGAGGTCGAGGAGCTCGAATCGTACTGGTGCGAGGCCGCCACCGCCACGCGGAGCGTCCGGAAACGCAGCCCTTGGCTGCAGCTCCCCGGGCGCG GTGCCGTCCCGGACTCGGCGTCCACCACCGCCCCAGTCCCACAGGCCGCAGCCTTGGCGCCCGGCAACCAGCCGCTTTCCTTCAGAAAGCCCCCTGTGTCCCGATCGGCCGCTCCGGTCACCTCCGTCCCGAACATCACCTCTCCGGGGCTGCGGTTCCCCGCGGGCAGAGCCCCCACTGCTGGGCCCCCGGCCTGCGCCCCGCCGACGCCCTGGGAGCCATCGGCCGCCGCCGCAGCCCTGAAACCCGACGTGGACCTTCTGCTGCGGGAAATGCGGCTGCTCAAAGGCCTCCTGAGCCGGGTGGTGCTGGAACTGAAGGAGCCACAGGCCTTCCCAGAGCACGGGGACACCCCCGGGCCCCCCACTTCCCACTTGGCTGTGAGCCCGGCAACGCAGGCCACCGCTGTCGTGGAGAGCTGA